One Aegilops tauschii subsp. strangulata cultivar AL8/78 chromosome 7, Aet v6.0, whole genome shotgun sequence genomic window carries:
- the LOC109780703 gene encoding squamosa promoter-binding-like protein 16 has protein sequence MDWDLKMPPGAWDLAELESDAAAAPAAGGQASAGGIANAAGRQECSVDLKLGGLGECGAAPGSRGLGKAPAEAASSASASAPSAAKRPRASSGGGGGSGSGAGQQQCPSCAVDGCKADLSRCRDYHRRHKVCEAHSKTPVVTVAGREMRFCQQCSRFHLLTEFDEAKRSCRKRLDGHNRRRRKPQPDVMNSASFMTSQQGTRFSSFPTPRPEQNWPGIIKTEENPYYAHQLPLGISNRQHFGRSASTYAKEGRRFPFLQEGEINFATGVALEPSVCQPLLKTVAPPDSSSSSSKMFSDGLTPVLDSDCALSLLSAPANSSGIDVGQMVQQTEHIPIAQPLFSNLQFSSSSWFSRTQASTGTVSATGFSCPAVENEQLNNVLSSDNNDLNYNGIFHVGGEGSSDGAPPSLPFPWQ, from the exons ATGGACTGGGATCTCAAGATGCCGCCCGGCGCATGGGACCTCGCCGAGCTGGAGAGCGACGCGGCCGccgcgccggcggcgggcgggcagGCGTCGGCCGGTGGCATTGCTAATGCGGCCGGCCGGCAGGAGTGCTCCGTGGACCTGAAGCTCGGCGGGCTCGGCGAGTGCGGCGCTGCTCCGGGCAGCCGCGGTCTCGGCAAGGCGCCGGCCGAGGCGGCGTCCTCGGCGTCGGCGTCCGCGCCCAGCGCGGCGAAGCGGCCGCGCGCGTCGTcgggagggggaggagggagcGGGAGCGGCGCGGGGCAGCAGCAGTGCCCGTCGTGTGCGGTGGACGGGTGCAAGGCGGACCTGAGCAGGTGCCGCGACTACCATCGCCGGCACAAGGTGTGCGAGGCGCACTCCAAGACCCCCGTCGTCACCGTCGCCGGCCGCGAGATGCGATTCTGCCAACAGTGCAGCAG GTTTCACCTGCTTACGGAGTTTGATGAGGCCAAACGCAGCTGTAGAAAGCGTCTTGATGGGCACAACCGTCGCCGCAGGAAACCGCAGCCAGATGTGATGAATTCTGCAAGTTTTATGACGAGTCAACAAG GAACAAGGTTTTCATCATTTCCAACTCCAAGACCGGAGCAAAACTGGCCAGGGATCATTAAAACTGAGGAGAACCCCTATTACGCACATCAACTCCCTCTAGGCATCAGCAACAGGCAGCATTTTGGTCGCTCTGCGTCGACTTACGCCAAAGAAGGACGGCGATTTCCTTTCCTGCAGGAAGGCGAAATAAACTTTGCCACCGGTGTGGCACTTGAGCCTTCAGTGTGCCAGCCGCTCCTCAAGACGGTAGCTCCTCccgacagcagcagcagcagcagcaagatGTTCTCCGATGGGCTGACTCCGGTGCTCGACTCGGACTGTGCTCTCTCTCTTCTGTCAGCTCCGGCAAACTCCTCCGGTATCGATGTTGGCCAGATGGTCCAACAGACTGAACACATCCCCATTGCCCAGCCTCTGTTCTCCAACCTGCAGTTCAGCAGCTCGTCCTGGTTCTCGCGCACCCAGGCTTCCACCGGCACCGTCTCAGCGACCGGATTTTCCTGCCCCGCGGTGGAAAATGAGCAACTGAACAATGTGCTAAGCTCGGACAACAATGACTTGAACTACAATGGGATATTTCATGTCGGCGGTGAAGGCTCCTCGGACGGCGCCCCGCCATCTCTGCCCTTCCCGTGGCAGTAG